A portion of the Deferrivibrio essentukiensis genome contains these proteins:
- a CDS encoding cysteine desulfurase family protein, producing MAIYFDNSATTRVDKRVVEAMLPYFEDIYGNPSSLHSLGRTAREHLESAREKVANLISAEPEEIIFTASGSESDNLALFGIARALKDKGNHIITSNIEHKAITEACEELEKEGFEITYLPVNSSGHIEIEDFKKAITDKTILASIMLANNEIGTIQPIKELATYAREKNIIFHSDAVQAVGKMKVDVSELGVHLLSFSGHKIYAPKGIGVLYVDRELKDILKPIIYGGHHEFGLRAGTENVPYIVGIGEACEIISNELDKDIAHIKTLRDRFEQRVVTEIPHCYVNGGEPRICSVSNITFKYIEGEALMVYAGEICCSTGSACSSDSMDASHVLKAININPVDAHGALRFSLGRFNTLEEVDKAVEILKENVAKLRAISPLYQQIQNS from the coding sequence ATGGCTATATACTTTGATAATAGTGCAACCACAAGAGTAGATAAAAGAGTTGTAGAGGCTATGCTTCCTTATTTTGAGGATATCTATGGAAACCCTTCAAGCCTGCATTCTCTCGGAAGGACTGCAAGAGAACATCTTGAAAGTGCAAGGGAAAAAGTAGCAAACCTAATATCTGCTGAGCCTGAAGAAATAATATTTACGGCAAGTGGCTCCGAATCGGATAACCTTGCCCTTTTTGGAATTGCCAGAGCTTTAAAAGATAAAGGGAATCACATTATCACCTCAAACATTGAACATAAAGCTATCACTGAGGCTTGTGAAGAGCTTGAAAAAGAAGGCTTTGAAATAACCTATCTTCCTGTAAACAGTTCAGGTCATATAGAAATTGAAGATTTCAAAAAGGCTATAACAGATAAAACAATACTGGCAAGTATTATGCTTGCTAACAATGAAATTGGAACAATTCAGCCCATTAAAGAACTTGCAACTTATGCCAGAGAAAAAAATATTATATTCCATTCAGATGCAGTTCAAGCTGTAGGAAAAATGAAGGTAGATGTATCTGAATTGGGTGTTCATCTTTTAAGCTTTTCCGGTCACAAAATTTATGCACCAAAAGGGATAGGGGTGCTTTATGTTGATAGAGAGTTGAAAGATATTCTAAAACCTATTATTTACGGTGGTCATCATGAGTTTGGGCTTAGAGCCGGCACGGAAAATGTCCCTTATATTGTAGGCATAGGGGAAGCCTGTGAAATAATTTCAAACGAACTTGACAAGGACATAGCTCATATAAAAACATTGAGGGACAGATTTGAGCAAAGGGTAGTCACAGAAATCCCACATTGCTATGTAAATGGTGGTGAGCCAAGAATTTGCAGTGTTTCGAATATCACATTTAAATATATTGAGGGTGAAGCGCTTATGGTCTATGCAGGAGAAATATGCTGCTCTACGGGCTCAGCTTGCTCATCTGACAGTATGGATGCTTCACATGTGCTCAAAGCTATAAATATAAACCCTGTAGATGCTCATGGAGCACTTAGATTTAGCTTAGGGAGATTTAATACATTAGAGGAAGTAGATAAGGCCGTTGAAATTTTAAAAGAAAATGTAGCAAAGCTCAGAGCTATTTCACCACTCTACCAACAAATTCAAAATTCTTAG
- a CDS encoding endonuclease III domain-containing protein, whose amino-acid sequence MSKDIQAIFKQLEIFYKNENEPSVTKIAKMCNNDPFKVLISTIISLRTKDEVTLKSSLNLFNRADTPEKIIQISVEEIEKLIFPAGFYRKKAVTIKEISKKLVDEYDSLVPDNIDELLKFKGIGRKTATLVMIEGFGKKEVCVDTHVHRISNRMGLVKTKSPNETEIELKKIIPDKYWIKLNKILVVYGQKICKPISPLCSSCFIDKYCDKINIKNER is encoded by the coding sequence ATGTCTAAAGATATCCAAGCAATATTTAAACAACTTGAAATATTTTACAAGAATGAAAATGAGCCATCTGTCACAAAAATAGCTAAAATGTGTAATAACGACCCTTTCAAAGTACTGATTAGTACTATAATATCCCTCAGGACTAAAGATGAAGTAACATTAAAGTCTTCTCTAAATCTTTTTAATCGTGCTGACACACCTGAAAAGATAATACAGATATCTGTTGAAGAAATTGAAAAACTTATTTTCCCAGCCGGATTCTATAGAAAAAAAGCTGTGACAATTAAAGAAATATCTAAAAAGTTAGTTGACGAATACGATTCATTAGTACCTGATAATATCGATGAATTACTGAAATTTAAAGGTATAGGGAGAAAAACAGCTACACTTGTAATGATAGAAGGATTTGGAAAAAAAGAGGTCTGTGTTGATACGCATGTTCACAGGATATCAAACAGAATGGGACTTGTAAAAACAAAATCTCCTAACGAAACAGAAATAGAGCTAAAAAAAATTATTCCTGATAAATATTGGATAAAATTAAATAAAATACTTGTCGTATACGGTCAAAAAATATGCAAACCAATTTCACCCTTATGTTCAAGTTGCTTTATTGATAAGTATTGTGATAAAATTAACATAAAAAATGAGAGGTAA
- a CDS encoding MFS transporter — MSHTKKAAFLSFFYFFHFGTLGIFIPFVALYLKHNGFSGKDIGLFITVISIIKFLLTNTWTKTYNKIKSKTVFVITAILVSNVSVILLLSKNYLLTFLTFIIYAVTRVGILPVMDHISNEFSRESGIEYGKIRMYGSIGFICFTTFTGLLVDYFSINVFITMTILTGFLSAITILFIKLENIERAKYKQDSNKLSFDFKIILIASILHYISLTFFHNFLNIKVEYLNESQTIAGTIWSIGIFAEILLMFFSNKLFKKISPFTLLIFSMFLGGVRSLVIGYAESAMVLLFINTIHGFAFGTFHLSIIRYIKDYIAAESRLKAQSFYSSLIYGLGAIFGSILSGYLFDFVGVNHMFMIGSIFSFFATIILLLYRKKFLLKYQL; from the coding sequence GTGTCACATACAAAAAAAGCCGCCTTTTTATCTTTTTTTTACTTTTTTCATTTCGGGACACTTGGGATATTTATCCCCTTTGTAGCTTTATATCTCAAACACAACGGATTTTCAGGAAAAGATATAGGTCTTTTTATAACAGTCATATCCATTATTAAATTTTTATTAACCAACACATGGACTAAAACATATAATAAAATAAAGTCAAAAACAGTATTCGTTATAACAGCAATACTGGTTTCTAATGTCAGTGTCATACTTTTACTCTCAAAAAATTATCTTCTTACATTTTTAACTTTTATAATCTATGCCGTTACAAGAGTAGGTATTTTACCTGTAATGGACCATATTTCTAATGAGTTTTCAAGAGAATCAGGGATAGAGTATGGCAAAATTAGAATGTATGGCTCTATAGGATTTATTTGCTTTACTACCTTTACAGGGCTACTTGTAGATTATTTCAGCATCAATGTTTTCATTACCATGACAATATTAACAGGTTTTTTATCAGCCATAACCATACTTTTTATTAAGCTTGAAAATATTGAGAGAGCTAAGTACAAACAAGATAGTAATAAATTAAGTTTTGATTTCAAAATCATCTTAATTGCAAGTATATTACACTACATTTCATTAACCTTTTTTCATAACTTTTTAAACATTAAGGTTGAATACCTAAATGAATCCCAAACTATTGCCGGGACAATATGGTCTATCGGAATTTTTGCGGAAATATTGCTCATGTTTTTCTCCAATAAACTTTTTAAAAAAATTTCCCCCTTTACACTCTTAATTTTTTCAATGTTTTTAGGTGGTGTGAGATCACTTGTTATTGGATATGCAGAATCTGCTATGGTGCTACTTTTCATAAATACAATTCACGGGTTTGCATTTGGCACATTTCACTTATCAATAATAAGATATATAAAAGATTATATTGCTGCAGAAAGTAGACTCAAAGCACAAAGCTTTTACTCTTCATTAATTTACGGTCTTGGAGCGATATTCGGTTCAATTCTTTCCGGATATCTTTTTGACTTTGTTGGAGTAAACCATATGTTTATGATTGGCAGTATATTTAGTTTTTTTGCTACAATAATTTTGTTATTGTATAGAAAAAAATTTTTGCTAAAATATCAGCTATGA
- a CDS encoding ABC transporter permease subunit: protein MVEKTPKLDFFTYVALIVGIVVVGFPILYAIIAATLPLEEVSKVPMPMIPGDQLLVNIKEAWVRGDLGTQLFNSFIMASGITIGKIVVSLFGAFSIVYFDYRFRTLVFATVFCTLMLPVEVRIVPTYEMAANLFGPLQGVWNALGLDSIISWFAGHDIEVSFELSLLDSYAGLILPLTASATCTFLFRQFFLTIPEELCEAAKMDGASPMTFFWKILVPLSKTNIAALVVIEFVYGWNQYLWPLLITTNQKMTTAVIGLQHLIPSPEDPPDWHIAMAGTLLVVLPPVLVVLFMQRWFVKGLVEREK from the coding sequence ATGGTAGAAAAGACTCCCAAACTTGATTTTTTTACATATGTGGCTTTAATAGTAGGTATTGTGGTAGTTGGGTTTCCTATATTGTATGCCATTATTGCAGCTACTTTGCCTTTGGAGGAAGTTTCAAAAGTTCCTATGCCTATGATTCCGGGTGACCAACTATTGGTAAACATAAAGGAAGCCTGGGTAAGAGGGGATTTGGGAACGCAACTTTTTAATTCTTTTATTATGGCATCGGGGATTACAATTGGTAAAATAGTGGTTTCTCTATTTGGTGCATTTTCAATTGTGTATTTTGATTATCGTTTTAGGACATTAGTATTTGCTACAGTATTTTGTACGTTGATGTTACCTGTGGAGGTAAGGATAGTGCCAACTTATGAAATGGCAGCAAATCTATTTGGACCTTTACAGGGTGTTTGGAATGCATTGGGTTTGGATTCGATTATAAGCTGGTTTGCTGGTCACGATATTGAAGTTAGCTTTGAGCTTAGTCTCCTTGATAGTTATGCCGGGCTGATATTACCACTGACGGCTTCAGCAACATGTACATTCTTGTTTAGACAGTTTTTCCTTACAATTCCTGAAGAGTTGTGTGAAGCGGCTAAAATGGACGGTGCTTCCCCTATGACCTTTTTCTGGAAGATTCTTGTTCCTCTCTCAAAAACAAATATTGCAGCATTAGTAGTTATCGAATTTGTTTATGGTTGGAATCAGTATCTTTGGCCTCTTTTAATTACCACTAATCAAAAGATGACTACAGCTGTAATAGGTCTGCAGCACTTAATACCGTCTCCTGAAGATCCACCTGATTGGCATATAGCAATGGCAGGTACCTTGCTTGTTGTACTTCCGCCTGTACTTGTGGTTCTTTTTATGCAAAGATGGTTTGTAAAAGGGCTGGTAGAAAGAGAAAAATAA
- a CDS encoding Lrp/AsnC family transcriptional regulator yields MKHNLDEIDIQIINLMIKNGRIPYADIAKKVGMKSPSVIERVKKLESDGIIKQYTTEVNYKALGYDITAFIGISIDNTQHIIDFEQSLSEISQDIVECHHVTGDFTMILKVVTKNTSTLSRLIKKLRNISGVQRTNTILVFSTIMNKKRLTEDFFE; encoded by the coding sequence ATGAAACATAATCTTGACGAAATAGATATCCAAATTATCAATCTGATGATTAAAAATGGTAGGATTCCTTATGCGGATATTGCCAAAAAGGTAGGTATGAAATCCCCATCCGTTATTGAACGGGTAAAAAAGCTTGAGTCTGATGGCATTATAAAACAATACACAACAGAAGTAAATTATAAAGCACTTGGTTACGATATCACCGCATTTATCGGAATAAGCATTGACAATACACAACATATTATCGATTTTGAACAGTCGCTGAGTGAAATTTCTCAAGACATAGTAGAATGCCATCATGTCACTGGAGATTTCACAATGATTTTAAAAGTTGTTACAAAAAATACGTCCACACTTTCAAGATTAATAAAAAAGTTGAGAAACATAAGTGGAGTACAGCGGACTAATACAATACTGGTATTTTCTACTATTATGAATAAGAAGAGGTTGACAGAAGACTTTTTTGAATGA
- a CDS encoding RrF2 family transcriptional regulator — protein sequence MKITTKSRYAIRAIYALLVLNGESEPVSLKKISEYEDISLKYLEQIFSKLKKAGVVMSTRGISGGYMLAKKPSEITIRQVIYAMDGPIKPVDCIDNDGCTKSSECAVNWLWFELKKDIDIFFEKVTLADLKNKNNCL from the coding sequence ATGAAAATAACAACAAAGAGTAGATATGCAATTAGGGCAATTTACGCTCTTTTGGTACTTAATGGGGAAAGTGAACCTGTATCTTTAAAAAAGATTTCAGAATACGAGGATATTTCCTTAAAATATCTTGAGCAAATTTTCTCAAAATTAAAAAAAGCCGGTGTCGTAATGTCTACAAGAGGGATAAGCGGTGGATATATGTTAGCAAAAAAGCCATCAGAAATAACCATCAGACAAGTTATTTATGCAATGGATGGACCAATAAAACCTGTTGATTGTATTGACAATGACGGCTGTACAAAATCATCCGAATGTGCGGTAAATTGGTTGTGGTTTGAATTAAAAAAAGATATTGATATTTTCTTTGAAAAAGTTACTCTCGCTGACTTAAAAAATAAAAATAATTGTTTATAG
- a CDS encoding glycosyltransferase family 2 protein: MKISVIIPVCNRIQTLKDAIESVFQQTYKNIEIIVIDDGSKTDIEHYLKPYLSRIVLIKNNINRGVSFSRNLGIKISSGEYIALLDSDDIWLNFKLEFQLKNMVKANSLVCHTDEFWYRQGKFVNQGEKHKKYGGKILTKILDICRISPSSILFHKSIFSTTGLFNQYLKVCEDYDLWLRIALFYEILYIPTKTIVKRAITNDQLSLNTPYMESIRLKSLISFLKRYHKLLTVEEKIAVIEEVKRKENIVRRYRFKDK; this comes from the coding sequence ATGAAAATATCTGTAATTATACCGGTTTGTAATAGAATACAAACATTAAAGGATGCTATTGAAAGCGTTTTTCAGCAAACCTATAAGAATATAGAAATAATAGTCATCGATGATGGCTCAAAAACAGATATAGAACATTATTTAAAGCCGTATTTATCAAGAATTGTGCTTATTAAAAACAACATAAATAGAGGGGTAAGTTTTTCAAGAAATCTTGGGATAAAAATTAGTAGTGGAGAATATATTGCACTTCTTGACTCAGATGATATTTGGTTAAATTTTAAACTTGAATTTCAATTAAAAAATATGGTTAAGGCTAACAGCTTAGTTTGCCATACCGATGAATTTTGGTACAGACAGGGTAAATTTGTAAATCAAGGGGAAAAACATAAAAAATATGGAGGGAAAATACTAACAAAAATATTGGACATCTGTCGAATCAGCCCTTCCTCTATTTTATTTCATAAAAGTATTTTCTCCACAACAGGATTATTTAATCAATATCTAAAAGTTTGTGAAGATTATGACTTATGGTTAAGAATTGCTCTTTTTTATGAAATTTTATATATTCCAACTAAAACCATTGTAAAAAGAGCCATAACAAATGACCAATTAAGTCTAAATACGCCATATATGGAAAGTATCAGGCTTAAATCATTAATCAGTTTTCTAAAAAGGTATCACAAACTCTTAACTGTTGAAGAAAAAATTGCAGTCATAGAAGAAGTAAAACGAAAAGAAAATATTGTAAGAAGATATAGATTTAAAGATAAATAA
- a CDS encoding glycerol-3-phosphate dehydrogenase/oxidase encodes MNRREHVKKLNEKDTFDLLVIGGGATGGGIAVDAASRGLSVLLVEKNDFAEGTSSRSTKLVHGGVRYLEKAVKHLDKEQYSFVKEGLYERGVILKNAPHLTNKIQFVTPLYKWYELPYIFAGLKLYDILSGKMRLGKSRLLFRKETLEKLPTLNDQNLKGGVLYFDGQFNDARMAVMLVKTAVNQGAVAVNYMEVTDLIKENNMVVGAHLKDNITGDTYTVNAKAVVNATGAYADSIRKMDDENVEPVLKVSSGIHIILDKKFTPTDYGMMIPQTEDGRVIFVLPWEGHALVGTTDDPSVVRDHPEVTNNEIEYVLKQIARYFKTPPTKDDILSAWSGIRPLVKDPDATSTEEILRNHYIEVSKSKLVTITGGKWTSYRHMAEDVVDRVIKEFSFNAKPCITSDLKIAGGENFNPEGNKLLQKKYNIDHDIALHLHKSYGSLAEEVINSCEKEKAFVRLETGHPYVESEVYYCVRNEMVVHVVDFLIRRIPLGLVDIKAAKHASSKVLEIMAEELGWDKSRVDEELKLISDRFDKAI; translated from the coding sequence ATGAACAGACGAGAACATGTAAAAAAACTAAATGAAAAAGATACGTTTGACTTATTGGTAATAGGTGGTGGAGCTACTGGAGGTGGTATCGCGGTTGATGCAGCATCAAGAGGGCTAAGTGTGCTGCTTGTGGAAAAGAATGATTTTGCAGAAGGGACGAGCAGTCGCAGCACCAAGTTAGTGCATGGAGGGGTTAGATATCTTGAAAAGGCAGTTAAACATTTGGATAAGGAGCAGTACTCGTTTGTCAAAGAAGGGCTTTATGAAAGAGGCGTAATTTTAAAAAATGCTCCTCATTTGACTAATAAAATACAGTTTGTTACGCCGTTATATAAGTGGTATGAGCTTCCATATATATTTGCCGGATTAAAACTTTACGATATCCTTTCAGGCAAGATGAGGCTTGGTAAAAGTCGCTTATTATTTAGAAAGGAAACCCTTGAAAAACTTCCTACATTGAATGACCAAAACTTAAAGGGCGGTGTTTTATATTTTGATGGACAGTTTAATGATGCCAGGATGGCTGTTATGCTTGTTAAAACAGCAGTAAACCAAGGTGCTGTTGCTGTCAATTATATGGAAGTAACTGATTTGATAAAAGAAAATAACATGGTAGTAGGTGCACATTTAAAAGATAATATTACAGGGGATACATATACCGTTAATGCTAAGGCTGTAGTCAATGCAACAGGTGCATATGCGGATTCAATTAGAAAAATGGACGATGAAAATGTTGAACCTGTATTAAAAGTAAGCTCAGGTATTCATATAATTTTAGATAAAAAATTTACTCCTACTGATTATGGAATGATGATTCCTCAAACAGAGGATGGAAGAGTTATTTTTGTTTTACCGTGGGAAGGGCATGCATTGGTGGGGACTACTGATGATCCATCTGTTGTTCGTGATCACCCGGAAGTTACTAATAATGAAATTGAGTATGTTCTTAAGCAAATTGCCAGATACTTTAAAACACCTCCGACAAAGGATGATATTTTATCTGCATGGTCAGGAATCAGGCCCCTTGTTAAAGATCCTGATGCTACTTCAACTGAGGAAATATTGCGAAATCACTACATTGAAGTGAGTAAGTCAAAGCTTGTAACCATTACCGGTGGAAAGTGGACAAGCTATCGTCATATGGCCGAAGATGTCGTAGATAGAGTAATAAAAGAGTTTTCATTTAATGCAAAACCATGCATTACTTCAGACTTAAAAATAGCAGGTGGGGAAAATTTTAACCCGGAAGGGAATAAGTTACTTCAGAAAAAATATAATATTGACCATGATATTGCTCTTCATTTGCATAAGTCATACGGCTCTTTAGCAGAAGAGGTTATTAATTCATGTGAAAAAGAGAAGGCTTTTGTTAGACTTGAGACTGGTCATCCTTACGTTGAGTCTGAAGTTTATTACTGTGTTAGAAATGAGATGGTAGTGCATGTAGTTGATTTTTTAATTAGAAGAATTCCTCTCGGTTTGGTTGATATTAAGGCTGCTAAACATGCTTCTTCAAAAGTATTGGAAATTATGGCAGAAGAATTAGGGTGGGACAAATCAAGAGTTGATGAAGAATTAAAATTGATTAGTGACAGATTTGATAAGGCAATATGA
- a CDS encoding ABC transporter permease subunit, translating to MLRKRSYFKSKGLAYLLVLPQIIITATFFYWPAIRGIVSSFMRSDPFGLKSTFIWFDNYINLFKDPLYLKSIVITLIFSGSVALLSISCGLFLASMANRALRFTALTRTLLIWPYAVAPAISGILWLFLLHPSYGVVAIWLNRVFGLNWNPLLSSRDAMLMVVLASSWKNISYNFVFFLAGLQAIPKSLIEAAAMDGASPFRRFWSITFPLLSPTMFFVTVMTIIFSFFESFGVIHAVTQGGPGGSTNILVYKVYQDGFIGLNLGSSSAQSVVLMLLIVFITILQFKFVERKVQYTG from the coding sequence ATGTTAAGAAAACGCTCATATTTTAAGTCAAAAGGGTTAGCTTACTTATTAGTGCTGCCTCAAATAATTATTACTGCAACATTTTTTTATTGGCCTGCTATACGCGGTATTGTTTCCTCTTTTATGAGGTCAGATCCTTTTGGATTAAAAAGCACTTTTATATGGTTTGATAATTATATCAATCTTTTTAAAGACCCTTTATATTTAAAATCTATAGTTATAACTCTGATTTTTAGCGGCTCTGTTGCGCTGCTTTCCATATCTTGCGGTCTGTTTTTGGCCTCTATGGCAAATAGGGCCTTACGCTTTACCGCACTTACCAGGACTTTGTTAATATGGCCTTATGCTGTTGCGCCTGCTATTTCAGGTATATTATGGCTTTTTTTGTTGCACCCATCATATGGTGTTGTTGCAATCTGGTTAAACAGAGTATTCGGGCTAAATTGGAACCCTCTGCTTTCAAGTAGGGATGCTATGTTAATGGTTGTATTAGCAAGTTCTTGGAAAAATATTAGCTATAACTTTGTATTTTTTCTTGCAGGGTTACAAGCAATACCAAAATCGCTTATTGAGGCAGCTGCTATGGATGGTGCTAGCCCTTTCAGACGATTTTGGAGTATTACTTTTCCATTATTGTCACCAACAATGTTTTTTGTTACGGTTATGACTATTATTTTTTCTTTCTTTGAATCATTTGGTGTTATTCATGCTGTTACTCAAGGTGGTCCTGGTGGTTCTACAAACATTTTGGTATATAAAGTTTATCAAGATGGTTTTATAGGGCTAAACCTTGGTTCATCTTCCGCACAATCGGTTGTATTGATGCTGCTAATAGTTTTCATTACAATATTACAATTTAAATTTGTTGAACGTAAAGTTCAATACACAGGGTAA
- a CDS encoding 4Fe-4S binding protein: protein MAHFITDACTNCGVCEDECPVGAISEGDDARVIDPDTCTDCGACVEVCPVDAIEAQ, encoded by the coding sequence ATGGCACATTTTATAACAGACGCTTGTACAAACTGTGGTGTATGTGAAGACGAATGCCCAGTAGGTGCAATCAGCGAAGGTGATGATGCAAGAGTTATTGACCCTGATACTTGCACAGACTGTGGTGCTTGTGTAGAGGTATGCCCAGTTGATGCCATTGAAGCTCAATAA
- a CDS encoding HAD-IIA family hydrolase has protein sequence MKVIYILTDSNAGLTSILKGKPKSLLRVNGKFLIQRQIEEYLKLGIPEQDITVLTSSGIEIIKDAVSNTLNINIKDSKLKDCLKDIHDDFVIIQNDRHLITSDDLKNIFDAKTSVYSKNIDFYYFYKEDVFKLEAQDIDDIFNMLSKERISGWCNIQLVNVNGHPIENEEDLYELEKSLSEFTLKGKKAFIFDLDGTVYLGDLPIENTINFIVSNYQKFKFYFMTNNTSKNLTEYIKRLNNFGIPATIDRIISPLIPLIDYLKEKNITKIYPVANTSMKNYLKERMPEIIFTDDEKECEAVVLGFDTELTYEKMKTAALLLKDRKIRYLATHSDNVCPTDKGDIPDVGSFIALFEKTVNRTPEIVFGKPNKILLEPILRLYKENELAVFGDRVYTDKVLANNAGIDFVLVLSGEATRADVEGLERFPELIIKDCGELKYFGN, from the coding sequence GTGAAAGTAATTTATATCTTAACTGACTCAAATGCGGGTTTGACTTCTATTTTAAAGGGTAAGCCTAAGTCGTTATTGCGTGTTAATGGTAAATTTTTGATTCAAAGGCAGATAGAAGAGTATTTGAAGCTTGGAATACCTGAACAGGATATTACCGTTTTGACTTCATCAGGGATAGAAATTATTAAAGATGCTGTTAGTAATACTCTAAATATAAATATCAAAGATTCAAAGTTGAAAGATTGCCTTAAAGATATTCATGATGATTTTGTAATAATTCAAAATGATAGGCACTTAATTACCTCTGATGATTTAAAAAATATTTTTGATGCAAAAACTTCTGTTTACTCAAAAAACATTGACTTTTATTACTTTTATAAAGAGGATGTGTTCAAATTAGAGGCACAGGACATTGACGATATCTTTAATATGTTGTCAAAAGAGAGGATATCTGGGTGGTGCAATATACAGTTAGTTAATGTAAACGGTCATCCAATAGAAAATGAGGAAGACCTTTATGAGCTGGAAAAGTCATTATCTGAATTTACCCTTAAGGGTAAAAAAGCCTTTATTTTTGATCTTGACGGGACTGTATATTTAGGGGATTTGCCGATAGAAAATACCATAAATTTTATTGTGTCCAATTATCAAAAATTTAAGTTTTACTTTATGACTAATAATACCTCAAAAAATTTGACGGAATACATAAAACGTTTAAATAATTTTGGTATCCCCGCTACTATTGACAGGATAATTTCCCCTTTGATTCCATTGATAGATTATCTCAAGGAGAAAAATATTACAAAAATTTATCCTGTTGCCAATACAAGCATGAAAAATTACCTGAAAGAGCGGATGCCTGAAATTATTTTTACTGATGATGAGAAAGAGTGCGAAGCTGTTGTTTTGGGATTCGATACTGAGCTTACTTATGAAAAAATGAAAACCGCTGCGCTTCTTCTAAAAGATAGAAAAATTAGATATTTAGCTACTCATAGTGATAATGTTTGTCCTACCGATAAAGGGGATATCCCTGATGTCGGCTCTTTTATTGCACTTTTTGAAAAGACTGTTAATCGAACTCCTGAGATAGTTTTTGGTAAACCAAATAAGATATTGTTAGAGCCTATTTTGAGATTGTACAAGGAGAATGAGCTTGCTGTTTTCGGGGACAGAGTTTATACGGATAAAGTTTTGGCAAATAATGCAGGAATAGATTTTGTCCTTGTATTAAGCGGAGAAGCCACCAGAGCTGATGTGGAAGGTTTGGAAAGGTTTCCGGAATTGATAATAAAAGATTGTGGTGAGTTAAAATACTTTGGTAATTAA
- the cysE gene encoding serine O-acetyltransferase → MLKTLREEIDTIFERDPAARSVLEVIFCYPGFHAILFHRVANWLWRKEFYFLGRFVSHLGRFFTGIEIHPGAKIGKNFFIDHGMGVVIGETAEIGDNVTIYHGVTLGGVSLNKGKRHPTIGNNVVIGSGAKILGPFKVGDNSKIGSNSVVVKEVPPNSTVVGIPGRIVSGDKKVDFDHSNLPDPVAKAIECIIDRVVSIEKELLNAKGDTQNENNNKE, encoded by the coding sequence ATTTTAAAGACACTTAGAGAAGAAATTGATACAATTTTTGAAAGGGACCCCGCGGCCAGAAGCGTATTGGAAGTAATATTTTGTTATCCTGGTTTTCACGCAATACTTTTTCACAGAGTAGCAAACTGGCTTTGGAGAAAAGAATTTTACTTTTTGGGAAGATTTGTATCCCATTTAGGTAGATTTTTTACAGGTATTGAAATCCACCCGGGAGCAAAAATAGGTAAAAATTTCTTTATTGATCACGGTATGGGAGTTGTTATAGGGGAAACTGCGGAAATAGGTGATAACGTTACAATATATCACGGAGTAACACTTGGCGGAGTAAGTCTTAATAAGGGGAAAAGACACCCCACTATAGGGAATAATGTGGTAATCGGCTCAGGGGCTAAAATACTTGGACCTTTTAAAGTGGGTGATAACTCAAAGATAGGCTCAAACTCAGTAGTAGTTAAAGAAGTTCCGCCAAACTCTACAGTTGTAGGAATTCCAGGAAGAATAGTCTCAGGAGATAAAAAGGTTGATTTTGATCATAGCAATCTTCCTGACCCGGTTGCAAAGGCTATAGAATGTATAATTGATAGAGTTGTAAGTATAGAAAAAGAGCTTTTGAATGCTAAGGGGGATACCCAAAATGAAAATAACAACAAAGAGTAG